The following coding sequences are from one Triticum aestivum cultivar Chinese Spring chromosome 5A, IWGSC CS RefSeq v2.1, whole genome shotgun sequence window:
- the LOC123107861 gene encoding something about silencing protein 10, with protein sequence MGKRLRSTRLPPAADTQQSKRSSKAAAMSDSDGDEIDAFPKQRDAIPLDADDSIHPEKEDPVQPVNDLEGVSGHETDNGEEGKDGDGSDDSEGGKHRDAGADSYEVWDKIYMARIKRANKAIQQIFAGDDSSGEFDWGSGNTLYYDGDEHDADDVDCEEIRRIQVEKNSKLSVKYFRLDDDDESDDDEGKSSNLLVLDKVKRGAEAAKLTKNGPSNGHHEIAKRKSKDEGKRAEKGLKEQGLKPKLSKTRATNTRINLQTLDDFDDEVQKNSQVIKPRKLLVNATGSNRNKFKSVSGDDDISKRDEIGERRRKHELRVLARVGTNTRGDNKGNDDEASESEDEFYKDVKRQRTEKRLRKEQSAPITGPLAEEGEGDGKRRGISRQIEKNRGLTRSRNRKLKNPRKKYRAKSEKQGLKWRSQGHGVKKASGPYGGEMSGINPNVSRSVRFKG encoded by the exons cggctgcCACCCGCGGCGGACACACAGCAGTCCAAGCGATCCAGCAAGGCGGCGGCGATGTCCGACTCTGACGGCGACGAGATTGACGCCTTCCCCAAGcagcgggacgccatccccctcgACGCCGACGACTCGATTCATCCAGAGAAGGAGGATCCGGTGCAGCCTGTCAACGATCTCGAGGGTGTTTCCGGCCATGAAACTGATAATGGCGAAGAAGGCAAGGACGGCGATGGAAGTGATGACAGCGAAGGAGGTAAGCACCGCGACGCGGGCGCAGATAGTTACGAGGTATGGGACAAAATATATATGGCAAGAATCAAGAGAGCGAACAAGGCAATCCAACAAATTTTTGCCGGTGATGATAGTTCGGGTGAATTTGATTGGGGTAGCGGAAATACATTATACTATGATGGCGATGAGCATGATGCTGATGATGTTGACTGTGAAGAGATAAGGAGGATACAAGTAGAGAAGAACAGTAAGCTGTCAGTGAAATATTTCAGATTAGACgacgatgatgaaagtgatgatgacgaGGGCAAATCTAGCAATTTACTGGTTCTGGACAAAGTAAAACGGGGTGCTGAAGCAGCCAAATTGACAAAGAATGGGCCTTCTAATGGGCACCATGAAATTGCCAAAAGGAAGAGCAAGGATGAAGGAAAAAGGGCTGAGAAGGGGTTGAAGGAACAAGGGTTGAAGCCAAAGTTGTCAAAAACCAGGGCAACCAATACTAGGATAAACCTGCAGACATTGGATGACTTTGATGATGAAGTGCAGAAAAATAGTCAAGTGATCAAACCTAGAAAGCTTCTGGTGAATGCCACTGGCTCAAATAGAAACAAG TTCAAGTCTGTTTCTGGTGATGATGACATTTCAAAGCGAGATGAGATTGGTGAAAGACGTCGAAAACACGAACTACGTGTTCTTGCTCGGGTAGGAACCAATACACGTGGAGACAACAAGGGCAATGATGATGAAGCGTCGGAGTCTGAAGATGAATTCTACAAAGATGTCAAAAGGCAGAGGACCGAAAAGCGCTTGCGCAAAGAACAGAGCGCCCCTATCACCGGGCCGTTGGCAGAAGAAGGCGAAGGAGATGGCAAGAGGAGGGGGATCTCGCGCCAGATCGAGAAAAACCGAGGGCTGACTCGCTCCAGAAACAGGAAGCTCAAGAACCCACGGAAGAAATACAGGGCTAAGAGTGAGAAACAGGGACTTAAGTGGAGAAGTCAGGGGCATGGCGTGAAGAAGGCCTCCGGTCCATACGGAGGAGAAATGTCTGGCATTAATCCGAACGTCAGCCGTAGTGTTAGGTTCAAGGGTTGA